Proteins encoded in a region of the Halosimplex halophilum genome:
- a CDS encoding transglutaminase TgpA family protein produces MSVGTRAADAAFDFDEVDPVRAVALGGVGLLVAAYGSVFYRFIDVTGDPTGFLVLSALALGAATALSRSLRLRWAAVVAVGLLAGGLTLYIFSLPRQPPLVPLVTDAIALMTGRSLLQVTNVDLWVLGVSPGPLFLTWYLAMRRRYVGSVVAGGATLGFLVLTGDAANVTTLLGVVGGIVAVAVGDMDRRGDSLKAAEPLAVLLAALIVLSAVAPVVPAGPSRTADTWSSFQTGGPGAGGTVEANLVRADSQLGVAGNLSLSPEVRFRVESDAESYWRIGSYDRYTGDGWVRTGSSHSYSGRLQGPAGQSRTVRQTVTAIDEIGVLPAVWKPVEVDGSVADRTRVTDLDGLALDGTLERGERYSVTSRVPVASARDLRSAGTDYPSAVAERYTRLPSSTPDRVGERTARITARADNPYATARVVERWLENNKNYSLDVDRPRGNVADEFLFEMDAGYCTYFATTMVTMLRSQDIPARMAVGYTPGERVAEDEWVVRGYNAHAWVEVFFPEVGWVRFDPTPTGPRVSAEQGELAAARENNRTDVDTNETGDGEWTPTPTDTPAPLTPRAEQPAQEAPGEVTVPDRITRPGGGPSGNVNVSGPTITSPPTNPPGGGGQADDAGDGDDGAAGPFGGRPPTRAEAALSVIVLVGAVVALRRTGVTGRAYRAVWLRYQPTSDPETDAERAFERLEYVLAERHRPRRPEETPRQYLAAVGADERAAQVAAIRERAKYAGRVTREEADRAVDIVDEMVGWRGA; encoded by the coding sequence GTGAGCGTCGGGACGCGCGCGGCCGACGCCGCGTTCGACTTCGACGAGGTCGACCCCGTCAGAGCGGTCGCGCTCGGCGGGGTGGGGCTGCTGGTCGCGGCCTACGGCTCCGTCTTCTACCGCTTCATCGACGTGACGGGCGACCCGACGGGCTTTCTCGTCCTGTCGGCGCTGGCGCTGGGAGCGGCGACGGCGCTGTCGCGGTCGCTGCGGCTGCGCTGGGCGGCGGTCGTCGCCGTCGGCCTGCTGGCCGGCGGGCTGACGCTGTACATCTTCAGCCTGCCGCGCCAGCCGCCGCTGGTCCCGCTGGTCACCGACGCCATCGCGCTGATGACCGGGCGGTCGCTGCTGCAGGTGACCAACGTCGACCTGTGGGTGCTCGGCGTCTCGCCCGGTCCCCTGTTCCTGACGTGGTATCTCGCCATGCGGCGCCGCTACGTCGGGAGCGTCGTCGCCGGCGGGGCGACGCTCGGATTTCTCGTGTTGACCGGCGACGCCGCGAACGTGACGACGCTGCTGGGCGTCGTCGGCGGGATCGTCGCCGTCGCCGTCGGCGACATGGACCGCCGGGGGGACTCCCTGAAGGCGGCCGAGCCGCTGGCGGTCCTGCTGGCGGCGCTGATCGTCCTCTCGGCGGTCGCGCCGGTCGTCCCGGCCGGCCCCTCGCGGACCGCCGACACGTGGTCGAGCTTCCAGACCGGCGGTCCCGGCGCCGGCGGTACCGTCGAGGCGAACCTCGTGCGGGCCGACAGCCAGCTGGGGGTCGCCGGCAACCTCTCGCTGTCGCCGGAGGTGCGGTTCCGCGTCGAGAGCGACGCCGAGTCCTACTGGCGGATCGGCAGCTACGACCGCTACACCGGCGACGGCTGGGTCCGCACCGGGAGCAGCCACTCCTACAGCGGGCGCCTGCAGGGGCCGGCCGGCCAGAGCCGGACGGTCCGCCAGACCGTCACCGCCATCGACGAGATCGGGGTCCTGCCGGCGGTCTGGAAGCCCGTGGAGGTCGACGGCAGCGTCGCCGACCGGACGCGCGTGACCGACCTCGACGGGCTGGCGCTGGACGGCACGCTGGAGCGCGGGGAGCGCTACAGCGTCACCAGCCGCGTCCCCGTCGCGAGCGCCCGCGACCTGCGGTCGGCCGGGACGGACTACCCCTCGGCGGTCGCCGAGCGGTACACGCGGCTGCCGTCGAGCACGCCCGACCGCGTCGGCGAGCGCACCGCCCGGATCACCGCCCGCGCGGACAACCCCTACGCGACCGCCCGCGTCGTCGAGCGGTGGCTGGAGAACAACAAGAACTACTCGCTGGACGTGGACCGGCCCCGCGGCAACGTCGCCGACGAGTTCCTCTTCGAGATGGACGCCGGCTACTGCACGTACTTCGCGACGACGATGGTGACGATGCTGCGGAGCCAGGACATCCCGGCGCGGATGGCCGTCGGCTACACGCCCGGCGAGCGCGTCGCCGAGGACGAGTGGGTCGTCCGCGGCTACAACGCCCACGCGTGGGTCGAGGTGTTCTTCCCCGAGGTGGGCTGGGTGCGCTTCGACCCGACGCCGACCGGCCCCCGGGTGAGCGCCGAACAGGGCGAACTCGCGGCGGCCCGCGAGAACAACCGGACCGACGTGGACACGAACGAGACCGGTGACGGCGAGTGGACGCCGACCCCGACGGACACGCCCGCGCCGCTGACGCCCCGCGCCGAGCAACCCGCCCAGGAGGCCCCCGGCGAGGTCACCGTCCCCGACCGGATCACTCGCCCCGGCGGCGGTCCCTCCGGGAACGTGAACGTCTCGGGTCCGACCATCACGTCCCCGCCGACCAATCCCCCCGGCGGCGGCGGTCAGGCCGACGACGCCGGGGACGGCGACGACGGGGCGGCCGGACCGTTCGGCGGTCGGCCGCCCACCCGCGCGGAGGCGGCGCTGTCGGTCATCGTCCTGGTCGGCGCGGTCGTCGCGCTCCGGCGGACGGGCGTCACCGGCCGGGCCTACCGGGCGGTGTGGCTGCGCTACCAGCCGACGAGCGACCCCGAGACCGACGCCGAGCGGGCCTTCGAGCGCCTGGAGTACGTCCTCGCCGAGCGCCACCGCCCGCGCCGCCCCGAGGAGACGCCGCGGCAGTACCTCGCCGCCGTCGGCGCCGACGAGCGGGCCGCGCAGGTCGCGGCCATCCGCGAGCGCGCGAAGTACGCCGGCCGGGTCACCCGCGAGGAGGCCGACCGGGCGGTCGACATCGTCGACGAGATGGTCGGCTGGCGCGGCGCCTGA
- a CDS encoding AEC family transporter has translation MEVYARLGYLLALLLAGLAARRVGLLTERRTGWLNDLAFYVALPALVFSSTYDRALGELVSPALVGGVLLVFGVVIALAWLVHGRRASRGRRSVAVVQSYHSNLGFLGLPLVEATLGGAASGTAAVVLGIGVLVQTPLTVGSLIAINDADAAAADELRGVATNPVLIALGAGLAVSTAGLGVPGAAATGLGAVSELALPVALLCVGASLELVDADVDYGLTGSVVATKIGLMPALAWVVFTLLAVDATAATAVVVMLGMPSAVSTYVYATELGGDAQLASLNVFATTLASLGTVGVILQVMG, from the coding sequence ATGGAGGTGTACGCGCGGCTGGGCTACCTGCTCGCGCTGTTGCTCGCGGGCCTGGCCGCCCGCCGGGTCGGCCTGCTGACCGAGCGGCGGACCGGCTGGCTCAACGATCTCGCGTTCTACGTCGCCCTGCCGGCGCTCGTGTTCTCCTCGACGTACGACCGGGCGCTGGGCGAACTCGTCTCGCCGGCGCTGGTCGGCGGCGTCCTGCTGGTGTTCGGAGTCGTCATCGCCCTGGCGTGGCTGGTCCACGGCCGCCGCGCCTCGCGCGGCCGGCGCAGCGTCGCCGTCGTCCAGTCGTACCACTCGAACCTCGGCTTTCTCGGCCTGCCGCTCGTGGAGGCGACGCTGGGCGGCGCCGCCAGCGGGACCGCCGCCGTCGTCCTCGGGATCGGCGTCCTCGTCCAGACCCCGCTCACCGTGGGCTCGCTGATCGCCATCAACGACGCCGACGCCGCGGCCGCCGACGAACTCCGCGGCGTCGCCACCAACCCGGTCCTGATCGCGCTCGGCGCCGGCCTCGCCGTCTCGACCGCCGGCCTCGGCGTCCCCGGAGCGGCCGCGACCGGGCTCGGCGCCGTCTCGGAGCTCGCCCTGCCCGTCGCCCTGCTCTGTGTCGGCGCCTCGCTCGAACTGGTCGACGCCGACGTGGACTACGGGCTGACGGGCTCGGTCGTCGCGACGAAGATCGGACTGATGCCCGCCCTCGCGTGGGTGGTGTTCACCCTGCTGGCCGTCGACGCGACCGCCGCGACCGCCGTCGTCGTCATGCTCGGGATGCCGTCGGCCGTCTCGACGTACGTCTACGCCACCGAACTCGGGGGCGACGCCCAGCTCGCCTCGCTCAACGTCTTCGCCACGACGCTGGCCTCGCTCGGCACCGTGGGCGTAATCTTGCAGGTGATGGGGTAG
- a CDS encoding helix-turn-helix domain-containing protein, which produces MATEATFTVPSDQFPLGSVFAELPGVTVELERIIPSRDVVVPYFWVRGTDVDDIEGAFRDHPGVADIRQVDAVADQRLLRVEWATEYDGVLSALVETSVPLIEAVGTSEQWTFDVRGDDRRDIAAFQDRCRELDVPITLTGLHALTPIDSDVETALTDKQREVLVLAYERGYFDTPRAVTMEDLGDELGVTQQAVASRLRRGIEAILGTTLDGRQPPDP; this is translated from the coding sequence ATGGCCACCGAGGCGACGTTCACGGTCCCGTCCGACCAGTTCCCCCTGGGTAGCGTGTTCGCGGAGCTGCCGGGAGTCACGGTCGAACTCGAGCGGATCATCCCGTCCCGGGACGTCGTCGTCCCCTACTTCTGGGTCCGGGGGACCGACGTCGACGACATCGAAGGCGCGTTCCGCGACCACCCCGGCGTGGCGGACATCCGCCAGGTCGACGCCGTCGCGGACCAGCGGCTCCTGCGCGTCGAGTGGGCGACCGAATACGACGGCGTGCTGAGCGCGCTGGTCGAGACGAGCGTCCCGCTCATCGAGGCCGTCGGCACCAGCGAACAGTGGACGTTCGACGTTCGCGGCGACGACCGCCGGGATATCGCGGCGTTTCAGGACCGCTGCAGGGAACTGGACGTGCCGATCACGCTCACCGGGTTGCACGCGCTCACTCCCATCGATTCCGACGTCGAGACCGCGCTCACCGACAAACAACGGGAGGTACTGGTCCTCGCGTACGAGCGGGGGTACTTCGACACGCCGCGGGCGGTAACCATGGAAGACCTCGGCGACGAACTCGGGGTCACACAGCAGGCGGTCGCGTCCCGTCTCCGCCGCGGGATCGAGGCGATACTCGGAACGACGCTCGATGGGAGACAGCCGCCCGATCCCTGA
- a CDS encoding DUF7573 domain-containing protein: MGDRSLDDFLDGGDGDGTDGPSDRPTAAADDGPAGTGADDSDGAAETGGPDESTDATEPSDSDGEMAPERDGDDDSGGSDAETAVTAEAGEADEDGGETADGVRVDPPTVDPAESTYAWSRDGGTCAACGETVDRRWRSDEGLVCPDCKEW; this comes from the coding sequence ATGGGAGACCGGTCGCTCGACGACTTTCTGGACGGCGGCGACGGGGACGGCACCGACGGGCCGTCCGACCGGCCCACGGCGGCGGCCGACGACGGACCGGCCGGGACCGGCGCGGACGACTCGGACGGCGCGGCCGAGACGGGCGGCCCCGACGAGTCGACCGACGCGACCGAACCGAGCGATTCGGACGGGGAGATGGCCCCGGAGAGAGACGGCGACGACGACAGCGGCGGGAGCGACGCAGAAACGGCCGTGACCGCCGAGGCCGGCGAGGCCGACGAGGACGGCGGTGAGACAGCGGACGGCGTCCGCGTCGACCCGCCGACCGTCGACCCGGCCGAGTCGACCTACGCCTGGAGCCGCGACGGCGGGACCTGCGCGGCCTGCGGCGAGACGGTCGACCGGCGGTGGCGGAGCGACGAGGGGCTTGTCTGTCCGGACTGCAAGGAGTGGTAG
- a CDS encoding DUF58 domain-containing protein, with protein MQLTRRGYGVLGVVVLAEVLALTYGARALNAIAAPAVLALVASTVQLWRTPAPTVDRDHVPAAFPGDTREVSVAVDGGGVAEIEETVPDGLTAEGASAEASLPTTLTYTLTCVERGRHRLGPLEIRVRDMLGLVERTTRSGAETRVLVYPPVYQVAGREVVLQHVLERSEIERQEFDSVREYAPGDPLRDVHWKSTAKSPDEIYVTQFADNRVEDDDLTIAATGQAGSVDEMAAAAASVAVMALDAGLAVELRLPDAHVRLGRGEGHRQRLLAALAETDTDFTSPFQSYVLDDDVLADADVVVRATGDGVSITFGADERDFEEITVSRENPLTTRGVES; from the coding sequence ATGCAGCTGACACGCAGAGGCTACGGCGTCCTGGGGGTGGTCGTCCTCGCGGAGGTGCTGGCGCTCACCTACGGCGCCCGCGCGCTCAACGCTATCGCCGCGCCCGCCGTCCTCGCGCTGGTCGCCTCGACGGTCCAGCTGTGGCGCACGCCGGCGCCGACGGTCGACCGCGACCACGTCCCAGCCGCCTTCCCCGGCGACACCCGCGAGGTGAGCGTCGCGGTCGACGGCGGCGGCGTCGCCGAGATCGAGGAGACCGTCCCCGACGGGCTGACCGCCGAGGGCGCCAGCGCCGAGGCGTCGCTGCCGACGACGCTCACCTACACGCTGACCTGCGTCGAGCGGGGCCGCCACAGGCTCGGTCCGCTGGAGATCCGCGTCCGCGACATGCTGGGGCTGGTCGAGCGGACCACCCGGTCGGGGGCGGAGACGCGCGTGCTCGTCTACCCGCCGGTCTACCAGGTCGCCGGGCGGGAGGTCGTCCTGCAACACGTCCTCGAACGCTCCGAGATCGAGCGCCAGGAGTTCGACTCCGTCCGCGAGTACGCGCCGGGCGACCCGCTGCGGGACGTCCACTGGAAGTCCACCGCCAAGTCCCCCGACGAGATCTACGTGACGCAGTTCGCCGACAACCGCGTCGAGGACGACGACCTCACGATCGCGGCGACGGGGCAGGCGGGGAGTGTCGACGAGATGGCGGCCGCCGCCGCCAGCGTGGCCGTCATGGCGCTGGACGCGGGGCTGGCCGTCGAGCTGCGGCTGCCCGACGCCCACGTCCGGCTGGGCCGCGGCGAGGGCCACCGCCAGCGGCTGCTGGCCGCGCTCGCGGAGACGGACACCGACTTCACCTCGCCGTTCCAGTCGTACGTGCTCGACGACGACGTCCTCGCCGACGCCGACGTGGTGGTCCGGGCCACCGGCGACGGCGTCTCGATCACCTTCGGCGCCGACGAGCGCGACTTCGAGGAGATCACGGTCAGTCGCGAGAACCCGCTGACCACGCGGGGGGTCGAGTCGTGA
- a CDS encoding bifunctional 4-hydroxy-2-oxoglutarate aldolase/2-dehydro-3-deoxy-phosphogluconate aldolase — protein sequence MTDKHEIRRRIVDSGVTAVLRGIDEDDIVPVAEAVHEGGVTALEVTADAKRCSEMIADVDRAMADTDAIVGAGTVMDAAAARNVIEAGAEFVLAPNLNEDVIDVCNREGVVCIPGVMTPTEAAEAMEAGADVLKMFPASTVGPGHIGALQGPLGDVPIMPTGGVSTDNVADYFEAGAVAVGAGSALVDYDAIEREDWDGVRESAAAFVEAVEDARS from the coding sequence ATGACGGACAAACACGAGATCCGCCGGCGGATCGTCGACAGCGGCGTGACGGCGGTCCTGCGGGGCATCGACGAGGACGACATCGTACCGGTCGCCGAGGCGGTCCACGAGGGCGGGGTCACCGCGCTGGAGGTGACTGCCGACGCGAAACGCTGCAGCGAGATGATCGCGGACGTGGACCGCGCGATGGCAGACACCGACGCCATCGTCGGCGCGGGGACGGTCATGGACGCCGCGGCCGCGCGCAACGTCATCGAGGCCGGCGCGGAGTTCGTCCTCGCGCCCAACCTCAACGAGGACGTGATCGACGTCTGTAATCGCGAGGGCGTCGTCTGCATCCCCGGCGTGATGACGCCGACCGAGGCGGCCGAGGCGATGGAGGCCGGCGCGGACGTGCTGAAGATGTTCCCCGCCTCGACCGTGGGGCCGGGCCACATCGGCGCGCTCCAGGGCCCGCTGGGCGACGTGCCGATCATGCCGACCGGCGGCGTCTCGACGGACAACGTCGCCGACTACTTCGAGGCCGGCGCGGTCGCGGTCGGCGCGGGGTCGGCGCTGGTCGACTACGACGCCATCGAACGCGAGGACTGGGACGGCGTCCGCGAGTCGGCGGCGGCGTTCGTCGAGGCCGTCGAGGACGCGCGGTCGTAG
- a CDS encoding DUF7344 domain-containing protein, translating to MVGTNLDADTVIDLCRDRDRRIVLAVLADRGQPETLDALAEAVVEHNDDIATGPSDETVARIKTSLYHCHVPKLVDAGLVTFDADRKLVEPNEGIERIERHLASVASFERTLSASASR from the coding sequence ATGGTTGGGACCAACCTCGACGCGGACACAGTCATCGACCTCTGTCGGGACAGAGACCGCCGGATCGTTCTCGCCGTCCTCGCGGACCGCGGGCAGCCGGAGACGCTCGACGCGCTCGCCGAGGCAGTCGTGGAACACAACGACGACATCGCGACCGGGCCGTCCGACGAGACCGTCGCCCGGATCAAGACATCGCTGTATCACTGTCACGTCCCGAAACTGGTGGACGCCGGCCTCGTCACGTTCGACGCCGACCGGAAACTGGTGGAACCGAACGAGGGGATCGAACGGATCGAGCGACACCTCGCGTCGGTCGCGTCGTTCGAGCGGACACTGTCGGCGTCCGCCAGTCGGTAG
- a CDS encoding cupin domain-containing protein, producing MAYHQIDPDDLTATPDYPCDRRGVSDAAELAALHLATYEMEPGEQLPRVYHYHDRREEAFYVISGPLHVETPDGEFVVEDGEVFVAEPESPHRAYNPADADESVRVLGTGAPKSDIAHPYEPEDEE from the coding sequence ATGGCCTACCACCAGATCGACCCCGACGACCTGACGGCGACGCCCGACTACCCCTGCGACCGCCGCGGGGTCTCCGATGCGGCGGAACTCGCGGCGCTACACCTTGCGACCTACGAGATGGAACCCGGCGAGCAACTCCCCAGGGTCTACCACTACCACGACCGCCGCGAGGAGGCGTTCTACGTGATTTCGGGACCGCTCCACGTCGAGACACCGGACGGGGAGTTCGTCGTGGAGGACGGCGAGGTGTTCGTCGCCGAGCCGGAGAGCCCCCACCGCGCGTACAACCCCGCGGACGCCGACGAGTCCGTGCGAGTGCTGGGGACCGGCGCGCCGAAGTCGGACATCGCCCACCCCTACGAGCCCGAGGACGAGGAGTGA
- a CDS encoding AAA family ATPase, with protein sequence MTDTDTPVSGRQESTVEDVDDAQAVVSRVVDNVEQVIVGHHNEVEHILTALLGRGHILLEDVPGVGKTMLARAVSRSFDGSFKRVQFTPDLLPSDVTGVNVYNQETETFEFRPGPVFANVVLGDEINRAPPKTQSALLEAMEEDQVTVDGETHSLPHPFTVIATQNTVERDRTYELPMAELDRFMKKLQLGYPGRDEETEMLDRMVGHHPIEELGSVATLDDLRRARETAANVTVEESVRAYVTRLSQFTRRHAELGVSPRGGLAVLRAAQGRAILAGRDYVIPDDVQTEAEVVFPHRIRTSTDETTPRAVVENALESVRVE encoded by the coding sequence ATGACAGACACAGACACCCCAGTCTCCGGTCGCCAGGAGAGCACGGTCGAAGACGTAGACGACGCGCAGGCGGTGGTCTCGCGGGTCGTCGACAACGTCGAACAGGTGATCGTCGGCCACCACAACGAGGTCGAGCACATCCTCACCGCCCTGCTCGGCCGCGGGCACATCCTGCTGGAGGACGTGCCCGGCGTCGGCAAGACGATGCTCGCCCGCGCGGTCTCGCGGTCGTTCGACGGCTCGTTCAAGCGGGTCCAGTTCACGCCCGACCTGCTCCCCTCGGACGTGACCGGCGTCAACGTCTACAACCAGGAGACCGAGACCTTCGAGTTCCGCCCCGGTCCCGTCTTCGCCAACGTCGTCCTCGGCGACGAGATCAACCGCGCGCCGCCGAAGACCCAGTCGGCGCTGCTGGAGGCCATGGAGGAAGACCAGGTCACCGTCGACGGGGAGACCCACAGCCTGCCCCACCCCTTCACCGTCATCGCGACCCAGAACACCGTCGAGCGCGACCGCACCTACGAGCTGCCGATGGCCGAGCTCGACCGGTTCATGAAGAAGCTGCAGCTGGGCTACCCCGGCCGCGACGAGGAGACGGAGATGCTGGACCGGATGGTCGGCCACCACCCCATCGAGGAGCTGGGGTCGGTGGCGACGCTGGACGACCTGCGCCGGGCCCGCGAGACGGCCGCGAACGTCACCGTCGAGGAGAGCGTCCGCGCGTACGTGACGCGGCTGTCGCAGTTCACCCGCCGCCACGCCGAACTCGGGGTCAGTCCCCGCGGCGGGCTGGCGGTCCTGCGCGCCGCGCAGGGCCGGGCGATCCTGGCGGGCCGGGACTACGTCATCCCCGACGACGTGCAGACGGAGGCCGAGGTCGTCTTCCCGCACCGCATCCGGACGAGTACGGACGAGACGACGCCGCGGGCCGTCGTCGAGAACGCGCTCGAATCAGTCCGCGTCGAGTGA